In Paenibacillus sp. BIC5C1, a genomic segment contains:
- the miaA gene encoding tRNA (adenosine(37)-N6)-dimethylallyltransferase MiaA, with product MKAEAKPKLLVLVGPTAVGKTRMSIELAQAFNCEIISGDSMQVYREMDIGTAKITRDEMKGVPHHLIDIHEPEYPYSVAEFQESCTRLIGEIHERGKLPFIVGGTGLYVESVCYGFQFSDSGSDEAFRDEQFRYAEQHGPQALHDKLRVIDPVSAERLHPNDQRRIVRALEIYHLTGEKLSEQLASQKKESPYDLLIVGLTMDRQKLYARVEERIDLMIEQGLVDEVKSLLERGVARGHISMQGLGYKEIAAYLQGEVSWDAAVEWLKRDTRRFAKRQLSWFRHMKDIEWVDMTDTEDFAGNYAHVCEMIKRKFD from the coding sequence TTGAAAGCGGAAGCTAAACCGAAGCTGCTTGTGCTGGTTGGACCAACAGCTGTAGGCAAAACAAGAATGAGTATTGAGCTTGCACAGGCGTTCAATTGCGAGATTATTTCGGGGGATTCGATGCAGGTATATCGCGAAATGGATATCGGAACGGCCAAAATTACTCGCGATGAAATGAAGGGTGTTCCCCATCACCTTATCGACATCCACGAACCGGAATACCCCTATTCCGTGGCGGAATTTCAGGAGAGCTGCACACGTCTGATTGGGGAAATCCATGAGCGTGGCAAGTTGCCTTTTATTGTTGGTGGTACTGGTCTGTATGTGGAATCGGTATGTTACGGCTTTCAATTCTCGGACAGCGGTTCAGATGAAGCGTTCCGGGATGAACAGTTCCGTTATGCAGAGCAACATGGCCCGCAGGCGTTACATGATAAGCTGAGGGTCATCGATCCGGTTAGCGCAGAGCGACTGCATCCGAATGACCAGCGCCGAATTGTCCGTGCACTGGAGATCTATCACCTCACAGGTGAGAAGCTGTCCGAGCAGCTGGCTTCCCAGAAAAAAGAGTCCCCATATGACCTGCTTATTGTGGGGTTGACAATGGATCGTCAGAAGTTGTATGCCCGAGTGGAAGAGCGAATTGATCTTATGATCGAGCAGGGACTGGTAGATGAGGTTAAGTCTTTACTGGAGCGTGGCGTAGCGAGAGGACATATCTCCATGCAGGGACTCGGCTATAAGGAAATTGCGGCTTATCTACAGGGTGAAGTAAGCTGGGATGCTGCGGTGGAGTGGCTGAAAAGGGATACGCGTCGTTTTGCCAAGCGGCAATTGTCCTGGTTCCGGCATATGAAAGACATTGAATGGGTGGATATGACGGATACGGAAGATTTTGCAGGGAATTATGCCCATGTATGTGAGATGATAAAACGCAAGTTTGACTGA
- the mutS gene encoding DNA mismatch repair protein MutS: MAQYTPMIQQYLQVKAEAQDAFLFFRLGDFYEMFFEDAVNASRELEITLTARAGGGEDKIPMCGVPYHSADNYIQRLIEKGYKVAICEQMEDPTVTKGMVRREIVRVITPGTVMEGKTLGDKSNNYMVCLTGNQNTLALAACDLSTGELYVTSVPYSQEWLKDEIGIYEPSELVGDAALLDTVATQASPIGRPVVYTPWTKSKEDLVRQQFGEAVWARLEPERQACIARLFSYLSETQKRSLGQLTQVSTYEPDHFMILDPFTRRNLELVETVRERSKKGSLLWLLDRTETSMGARMLRRWVDKPLLQKGKINERLEAVDTLYNQFILREDLRAELKDIYDLERLVGRIAFGNANGRDLNALKVSLDKIPGLRQYCAASPSTTLQHIAGIMDDCSDLRDAIGQAIVDEPPVSVRDGGLIREGYHERLDELREASVNGKQWIAELEAREREATGIRSLKIGYNKVFGYYIEITKSNLASLPEGRYERKQTLANAERYITPELKEKETLILEAQDKMVDIEYGLFAELRERLNQEIARLQKLAELVAEIDVYQSFAVISAERNFVRPTLTDGYDLVLEQGRHPVVEAVMRDGAFIANNTAMQKDEARILLITGPNMAGKSTYMRQVALISILAQIGCFVPAGQAEVPIMDRIFTRIGAADDLIGGQSTFMVEMADIQVMTDKATPRSLIIIDELGRGTSTSEGMAIAQSVIEYVHDIIGCKALVSTHFHELAHLEESLDKLANYSMAVQESGDKVNFLRKLIAGAASSSYGIYCARLAGLPDSIIERANGLLHGFEHAAAQVAVGSEFVGNDKQQRDDHVQRVQFQSTDHSSLIREGESVETIESAVATEDPARKQHVNKPTSKQHSVSKHADVVQLSIFGDEEPSVTPKTEVVALDKPAREFIRNMKDIDVMNMTPLQAMQILNDLKLKAQQLS, encoded by the coding sequence ATGGCTCAGTATACGCCAATGATTCAACAATATTTGCAAGTGAAGGCCGAAGCGCAGGACGCTTTTCTTTTTTTTAGATTAGGTGATTTCTATGAAATGTTCTTTGAGGATGCAGTTAATGCTTCCCGTGAACTAGAAATTACTTTAACAGCACGCGCAGGTGGGGGAGAAGATAAAATCCCGATGTGCGGTGTGCCTTATCATTCGGCTGACAATTACATACAGCGCTTGATTGAAAAAGGATACAAAGTAGCCATCTGCGAACAGATGGAAGATCCAACAGTAACCAAAGGCATGGTACGGCGTGAAATTGTACGAGTTATAACACCCGGTACGGTAATGGAAGGTAAGACATTGGGGGACAAGTCCAACAACTATATGGTTTGCCTGACAGGGAACCAGAACACACTTGCACTGGCTGCCTGTGACTTGTCCACAGGAGAGCTCTATGTGACGTCAGTTCCGTACTCGCAAGAGTGGCTCAAGGATGAGATTGGGATCTATGAACCTTCGGAACTGGTGGGGGATGCTGCCTTGCTGGATACGGTGGCTACCCAGGCATCTCCAATTGGCCGACCTGTGGTGTATACACCATGGACGAAGAGCAAAGAAGATTTGGTGCGTCAGCAATTCGGCGAAGCGGTATGGGCACGTCTGGAGCCTGAACGTCAAGCCTGTATAGCGCGTCTTTTCTCCTATTTAAGTGAGACTCAGAAGCGTTCACTTGGCCAATTGACACAGGTTTCAACGTATGAGCCCGATCACTTTATGATTCTGGACCCCTTTACTCGGCGCAATCTGGAACTGGTGGAAACGGTACGTGAGCGTTCGAAAAAAGGTTCACTGCTCTGGCTCCTGGACCGCACAGAGACGTCCATGGGTGCCCGGATGCTGCGTCGTTGGGTCGATAAACCATTGCTGCAAAAAGGCAAAATCAATGAACGTTTGGAAGCAGTAGATACGCTGTATAACCAGTTTATATTGCGTGAAGACCTGCGTGCAGAACTCAAAGACATCTACGATCTGGAACGCCTGGTGGGTCGGATTGCCTTCGGTAACGCCAACGGCCGGGATCTGAATGCACTGAAGGTGTCACTGGACAAAATTCCGGGGCTACGTCAGTATTGTGCAGCTTCGCCTTCCACGACGCTACAGCACATTGCTGGTATTATGGATGATTGCAGTGATTTGCGAGATGCAATTGGTCAGGCTATCGTGGATGAGCCGCCGGTTTCCGTGCGTGATGGCGGCTTAATTCGTGAAGGGTACCACGAGCGGCTGGATGAGCTCCGGGAAGCCTCGGTGAATGGCAAGCAGTGGATTGCTGAACTGGAAGCCAGAGAGCGTGAAGCTACAGGCATTCGCTCGCTGAAAATTGGCTACAACAAGGTGTTTGGATACTATATTGAAATTACAAAGTCGAATCTGGCTTCTCTGCCAGAAGGCCGTTACGAGCGGAAACAAACCCTTGCCAATGCTGAACGTTATATTACACCGGAGCTGAAAGAAAAAGAGACGCTGATTCTGGAAGCACAGGACAAGATGGTTGATATTGAGTACGGCCTGTTCGCGGAATTGCGGGAACGGCTTAATCAGGAGATCGCCAGACTGCAAAAACTGGCTGAGCTGGTCGCGGAGATTGATGTGTATCAATCCTTTGCCGTCATCAGTGCAGAGCGCAATTTCGTACGACCTACATTGACCGATGGTTACGATCTGGTCCTAGAACAAGGGCGCCATCCGGTAGTTGAAGCAGTGATGCGAGATGGAGCTTTCATTGCCAACAATACTGCGATGCAGAAGGATGAGGCGCGTATTCTGCTGATTACCGGCCCAAATATGGCAGGGAAAAGTACGTATATGCGGCAGGTGGCACTGATTTCGATTCTGGCGCAGATTGGCTGTTTCGTGCCAGCTGGGCAAGCTGAAGTACCGATAATGGATCGTATTTTCACACGGATTGGTGCGGCAGACGATCTCATCGGCGGACAAAGTACGTTTATGGTGGAGATGGCCGACATTCAGGTCATGACGGATAAAGCAACACCACGCAGCCTGATTATTATTGATGAATTGGGCCGGGGAACGTCTACCAGTGAGGGAATGGCGATTGCCCAGTCTGTCATTGAATATGTGCACGATATCATTGGGTGCAAAGCGCTGGTATCAACTCATTTCCATGAGCTTGCTCATTTGGAAGAGAGTTTGGACAAGTTGGCGAATTACTCGATGGCCGTTCAGGAGAGCGGGGACAAGGTTAATTTCCTGCGTAAATTGATCGCCGGGGCTGCCAGCAGCAGCTACGGAATCTATTGCGCGCGGCTTGCAGGTCTGCCGGACAGCATTATTGAACGTGCGAATGGCTTGCTGCACGGTTTTGAGCATGCGGCGGCTCAGGTGGCGGTTGGCAGCGAATTTGTCGGGAATGATAAGCAGCAACGTGATGACCATGTTCAGCGCGTGCAGTTCCAGTCGACAGATCATTCTTCATTAATCCGTGAGGGGGAGTCTGTTGAAACTATTGAATCGGCTGTGGCGACTGAAGATCCAGCACGGAAACAACACGTTAATAAACCAACCAGCAAGCAGCATTCAGTCTCCAAACATGCCGATGTGGTTCAACTGTCCATCTTTGGGGATGAAGAACCAAGTGTAACTCCGAAAACGGAGGTAGTTGCTCTTGACAAGCCTGCAAGGGAGTTTATTCGTAATATGAAAGATATTGATGTAATGAATATGACGCCACTTCAGGCGATGCAAATACTAAATGATCTCAAATTAAAGGCACAGCAATTATCCTGA
- a CDS encoding aromatic acid exporter family protein, with translation MGFRVIKTAIAALMAVLIADWCGLPGPTSAGLLAILGVDVTRKRSIRTISARFFASVVGLLFASVLFHFLGFHYWVLAVYILIAFPVIVRAGFKEGIVTGSVVVFRVFGGGEMDVHVVLIQIGLLLIGLGSAMVVNLAYMPAADPQMLRIRKRIDELFSVIFQEFAATLRNPNEVWAGKELIEADKAVLGGIEAAKRSLENQVIHPNEGWSVYFYMRKTQLDSIQHMMHLVSQIYQKMPHAEMVSELFDQLSQDVLTESYTGRTEKLLADVQEEFKRMELPDTREEFEIRSAILQLCRELALYLKIAKKDKAPSPVSDRSQSTNE, from the coding sequence ATGGGTTTTAGGGTAATTAAAACCGCAATAGCCGCGCTGATGGCCGTGCTGATTGCAGACTGGTGCGGCTTGCCCGGACCAACATCGGCGGGCTTGTTAGCCATACTCGGCGTTGATGTGACACGAAAAAGAAGTATTCGCACCATATCTGCGAGATTTTTCGCTTCCGTAGTGGGGCTTTTATTTGCAAGTGTACTTTTTCACTTTCTTGGCTTCCATTATTGGGTGCTGGCGGTCTACATACTGATTGCATTTCCGGTGATAGTTCGGGCCGGATTCAAGGAAGGCATTGTGACGGGTTCTGTCGTGGTTTTCCGGGTATTTGGCGGCGGCGAAATGGACGTACATGTGGTTTTGATCCAAATTGGGCTGTTGCTGATTGGTCTCGGTTCCGCGATGGTTGTCAATCTGGCCTATATGCCGGCAGCGGACCCGCAGATGCTGCGTATTCGCAAAAGAATTGATGAATTATTCTCGGTTATCTTCCAGGAGTTTGCAGCCACGCTGCGCAATCCGAATGAAGTATGGGCAGGGAAAGAACTGATTGAAGCCGACAAGGCTGTGCTGGGCGGCATTGAAGCAGCCAAACGTTCATTGGAGAATCAGGTCATCCACCCGAACGAGGGATGGAGTGTTTACTTTTATATGCGCAAAACGCAATTGGATTCCATCCAGCATATGATGCATCTGGTATCCCAGATCTATCAGAAGATGCCGCATGCGGAAATGGTATCGGAGCTGTTCGACCAGCTCAGTCAGGATGTTCTCACTGAATCTTACACCGGACGTACAGAAAAACTTCTCGCAGATGTGCAAGAAGAATTCAAGCGAATGGAGTTGCCGGATACAAGGGAAGAATTCGAGATTCGTTCCGCGATTCTCCAGCTGTGCCGGGAACTCGCGCTGTATCTGAAAATAGCCAAGAAGGACAAAGCACCATCTCCGGTATCGGACCGGTCCCAATCTACAAATGAATAA
- a CDS encoding class I SAM-dependent methyltransferase, whose product MYITTGEKEAGHLVERARNLAETTGGTYVPRKKMSLPALIAHYGIDEIVVVLQGKVRLFRPDSPLLEFHPSMGFVRAKRVLNGEADPMLDAGAILEGDTVIDCTAGLGTDALVFSVAVGKTGKVIACESSLPLYTLLVEGMSQYESIKPAVNEAFRRIELRHANHLDLLRSLPDRSCDTVYFDPMFREPMLDSSAIQPLRDYANPSALDEQSIIEAKRVARKRVVMKEKRGSAEFTRLGFEVHDRGNAKTLYGVINVESGS is encoded by the coding sequence ATGTATATTACAACCGGTGAAAAGGAAGCAGGCCACCTTGTGGAACGTGCACGAAACCTGGCGGAAACAACAGGAGGGACCTATGTACCGCGCAAAAAAATGTCTTTGCCTGCACTGATTGCACATTATGGGATAGATGAAATTGTAGTTGTGCTTCAGGGGAAAGTTCGTTTGTTTCGTCCCGATTCACCGCTGCTTGAGTTTCACCCCAGTATGGGATTTGTTCGGGCCAAACGTGTGTTAAACGGAGAAGCTGATCCGATGCTGGACGCGGGGGCGATCCTTGAAGGGGATACCGTTATCGATTGTACAGCAGGATTGGGCACCGATGCACTGGTATTCTCGGTTGCTGTAGGCAAAACTGGTAAGGTCATCGCCTGTGAAAGCTCCCTGCCACTGTACACGTTATTAGTAGAAGGCATGTCTCAGTATGAGAGCATTAAGCCTGCGGTAAACGAAGCTTTTCGGCGCATTGAGCTACGGCATGCGAATCATCTCGATTTGCTGCGTTCCTTGCCAGACCGAAGCTGTGACACGGTATATTTCGATCCGATGTTCCGTGAACCGATGCTTGATTCAAGCGCCATTCAGCCTTTGCGAGATTATGCGAATCCAAGCGCTTTGGATGAACAGAGTATTATTGAAGCGAAAAGAGTTGCCCGCAAGCGGGTAGTTATGAAAGAGAAGCGCGGCAGCGCGGAGTTTACAAGACTCGGTTTTGAAGTACATGACCGGGGCAATGCAAAAACACTGTACGGAGTGATTAATGTTGAAAGCGGAAGCTAA
- a CDS encoding outer spore coat protein CotE, translating into MSLSHKHQCREIITKAICGKGRKFSTVTHTVTPPHGPTSILGAWIINHQYEAVSAGDGIEVIGTYDINIWYSYDKNSQTDVAKETVSYVEHVPLSYLDPKHRAATVEVSADATQEPSCVEATVSAGGGSVIIRVEREFAVELVAETKVCVKVCTDGCGDYEDKDYDYGSGDGDYDDLDPDLLDDEL; encoded by the coding sequence ATGTCATTGAGTCATAAACATCAATGTAGAGAGATCATCACGAAGGCGATCTGCGGCAAAGGTCGTAAGTTCTCTACCGTAACACATACCGTGACTCCGCCACATGGTCCGACCAGTATTTTGGGGGCTTGGATTATCAACCACCAATATGAAGCCGTATCAGCGGGGGACGGAATTGAAGTTATTGGTACTTACGATATCAACATTTGGTATTCCTATGACAAAAATTCACAGACGGATGTAGCCAAAGAAACGGTGTCGTATGTAGAACATGTGCCTTTGTCCTATCTGGACCCGAAACACCGGGCCGCCACCGTAGAGGTATCTGCGGATGCAACGCAGGAACCTAGCTGTGTGGAAGCCACGGTGTCGGCAGGTGGAGGCAGCGTAATTATCCGGGTAGAACGGGAATTCGCTGTTGAACTGGTCGCCGAGACCAAAGTATGTGTGAAAGTGTGCACGGATGGCTGTGGGGATTACGAAGACAAGGATTATGACTACGGCAGTGGCGATGGAGATTATGACGATCTCGATCCCGACCTGCTTGACGATGAGCTGTAA
- a CDS encoding ABC transporter permease yields MRQLHQSHIQQVARWRHKVLAVQLSMLVFMFLLWELAGRLRWIDVLLFSYPSKIFNQIWKDIVSGELWAHVGVTVGETAVGFLLGTLVGTLLAVLIWWSPFLSKVLDPYMVVFNSMPKVALGPIFIVMFGAGFTAIVMTTLSITVIITTLVVYNSFNEVDQNYIKVIRTFGGDRSEIFSKVVLPASFPAIVSTLKVNVGMAWVGVIVGEFLVAKQGLGYLIIYGFQVFNFTLVLSSLLIIAAVATAMYQLVVYVERKLLAGRR; encoded by the coding sequence ATGAGACAGCTGCACCAAAGTCATATTCAGCAGGTTGCCAGATGGCGACATAAAGTGCTGGCGGTGCAGCTGTCCATGCTGGTGTTTATGTTTTTGCTGTGGGAACTGGCGGGAAGATTGCGCTGGATTGATGTGCTTTTGTTCAGTTATCCCAGCAAAATTTTCAATCAGATCTGGAAGGACATCGTCAGTGGAGAACTATGGGCGCATGTTGGGGTAACCGTTGGGGAAACGGCAGTCGGCTTTTTGCTGGGGACACTCGTCGGAACACTGCTTGCGGTTCTGATCTGGTGGTCTCCTTTTTTATCCAAAGTGCTTGATCCCTATATGGTTGTGTTCAACAGCATGCCCAAAGTAGCGCTGGGTCCAATCTTTATTGTCATGTTTGGTGCAGGGTTTACGGCTATTGTCATGACGACGTTATCCATTACAGTCATTATTACCACACTGGTCGTGTATAACAGTTTTAATGAAGTAGATCAGAACTACATTAAGGTTATCCGTACGTTTGGTGGGGATCGTTCCGAGATTTTCAGCAAAGTGGTATTACCCGCTTCCTTTCCTGCCATTGTCTCTACCTTGAAAGTAAACGTTGGCATGGCTTGGGTCGGTGTGATTGTGGGTGAATTTCTGGTCGCCAAGCAGGGATTGGGCTATCTGATCATCTATGGATTTCAAGTATTCAACTTTACCCTTGTTTTATCGAGCCTGTTGATCATTGCGGCTGTAGCTACAGCGATGTACCAGCTCGTTGTATATGTGGAACGCAAGCTGCTGGCAGGACGCAGGTAA
- the mutL gene encoding DNA mismatch repair endonuclease MutL: protein MAKIHVLDEHIANQIAAGEVVERPASVVKELLENSVDAGASKIDVTVEEGGLLRIRVKDNGSGIEPEDMEKAFYRHATSKIAHGRDLFQITSLGFRGEALASIAAVSKVEVLSASGNDGRGRRIVIEGGKLLSHEDEASPQGTDFEVKELFFNTPARLKYMKTIQTELGHISDVLYRMAMSHPNISFTLRHNENTLLQTLGNGDLLQVVAAIYGTSAAKAMLPIEGESLDYRVSGLISLPEWTRANRGGMSTIVNGRFIRNYGLNQAILKAYHTLLPINRFPLVVVQLEMHPSLVDVNVHPAKLEVRFSKEAELYEFVETTLRGILRKEVLIPQVTKQQIRRGDNSSFIQEQFLFPRGPLKDESESAGYGQQGPLGKTAGLDKTTSEDDDLDAPADVAPSNVQSVPDGAGEGQTLPLPEAPPEIPPSYDPFGMLIGDLGSNVLEQNYGPDENSHSDPAASTVSGSTGANADRAAKDALPPTEDKGLSTSQAQASAYRSNSVNSPVREGRSSYNSSVVAAKGERSWKAPSLPDPARLASAIKSDVSMPAFPELSLIGQHHGTYLIAQNQDGLYLIDQHAAHERVNYEYYYEQFGNPAQASQELLLPITLEFTPSETEKLKTRLAWFEQAGVYLEHFGGQTFRVRSHPFWFPKGDEKDIIEEMSEWVLSERSIDVAKMREAASIMCSCKASIKANQKLTDQEAEVLIQRLGSCRQPYTCPHGRPIVVSFSTYDLEKLFKRVM, encoded by the coding sequence GTGGCGAAAATTCACGTGCTTGATGAACATATTGCCAACCAGATTGCGGCAGGTGAGGTGGTTGAACGGCCAGCTTCAGTCGTTAAGGAGCTGCTCGAAAACTCGGTGGATGCAGGCGCCTCCAAAATTGATGTTACGGTGGAAGAAGGCGGACTGCTCCGCATTCGGGTCAAAGACAATGGTTCCGGTATCGAGCCGGAGGATATGGAGAAGGCCTTCTATCGTCATGCAACCAGTAAAATAGCTCATGGCCGCGATCTGTTCCAGATCACAAGTCTTGGATTCCGGGGGGAGGCCTTGGCGAGTATTGCGGCTGTCTCCAAAGTGGAAGTATTATCGGCCAGTGGGAATGACGGGCGAGGACGCCGAATCGTGATTGAGGGTGGCAAACTTCTTTCACATGAGGATGAGGCATCACCTCAAGGCACTGACTTTGAGGTAAAAGAACTATTTTTCAATACGCCGGCTAGACTTAAATATATGAAAACGATCCAGACTGAGCTGGGACATATCTCGGATGTTCTTTATCGCATGGCGATGTCTCATCCTAATATCTCGTTCACGCTGCGACATAATGAAAACACGCTACTTCAAACGTTGGGCAATGGGGATTTACTGCAAGTGGTTGCAGCGATCTATGGAACCAGTGCCGCGAAAGCGATGCTTCCCATTGAGGGGGAAAGTCTAGACTATCGTGTGAGTGGGCTGATCAGTTTGCCGGAATGGACTCGTGCCAATCGTGGAGGCATGTCAACCATTGTGAATGGACGATTTATTCGGAATTACGGACTCAACCAGGCTATTCTAAAAGCGTATCATACGCTGCTGCCCATTAATCGCTTCCCACTTGTCGTGGTGCAATTGGAAATGCATCCATCCCTGGTCGATGTGAACGTGCATCCGGCGAAGCTGGAGGTTCGTTTTAGCAAGGAAGCGGAGCTGTACGAGTTTGTGGAAACGACACTGCGTGGAATCTTACGTAAGGAAGTGCTCATTCCCCAGGTAACCAAGCAGCAAATCAGACGTGGAGATAACAGTTCCTTTATTCAGGAACAGTTTCTGTTCCCAAGAGGTCCTTTAAAGGACGAATCGGAATCTGCAGGGTATGGGCAACAGGGTCCATTAGGGAAAACTGCTGGCCTCGATAAAACGACTTCAGAGGACGATGATCTGGATGCTCCGGCTGATGTGGCTCCGTCTAATGTGCAATCAGTTCCTGATGGAGCCGGTGAGGGTCAGACGCTGCCGTTGCCTGAAGCCCCACCCGAGATACCACCATCCTATGATCCGTTCGGGATGTTGATCGGAGATCTAGGATCTAATGTCCTGGAGCAAAATTATGGTCCTGACGAAAACTCCCATAGCGATCCAGCTGCTTCTACTGTGAGTGGAAGTACGGGTGCTAACGCAGATCGTGCTGCGAAAGATGCATTACCTCCAACTGAAGATAAGGGGTTATCTACTTCACAGGCTCAGGCTTCTGCGTATCGTTCTAATTCGGTGAATTCTCCGGTTAGAGAAGGGCGTTCATCATATAATTCATCTGTAGTGGCTGCAAAAGGAGAGCGGAGCTGGAAGGCTCCAAGTTTACCGGACCCGGCAAGGCTGGCATCCGCCATTAAGTCGGATGTTTCCATGCCTGCGTTTCCCGAGCTAAGTCTGATTGGGCAGCACCACGGGACGTACTTGATTGCACAAAATCAAGATGGTCTATATCTGATTGATCAGCATGCAGCCCATGAACGGGTGAATTATGAATATTACTACGAGCAGTTTGGCAATCCGGCTCAGGCTTCGCAGGAGTTGCTGCTGCCCATTACACTGGAGTTCACACCATCCGAGACCGAAAAGCTCAAAACAAGACTGGCTTGGTTCGAGCAGGCAGGTGTCTATTTGGAACATTTCGGTGGGCAGACTTTCCGGGTGAGATCCCATCCGTTTTGGTTCCCTAAGGGGGATGAGAAAGACATTATTGAAGAGATGTCAGAATGGGTGCTGAGTGAACGTAGTATTGATGTTGCCAAGATGCGAGAAGCGGCGTCCATTATGTGCTCCTGCAAGGCTTCTATCAAAGCCAATCAGAAATTGACGGATCAGGAGGCGGAAGTGTTGATTCAGCGACTAGGTTCTTGCCGTCAACCATATACTTGTCCACACGGGAGACCGATTGTGGTGTCATTTTCAACCTATGATCTGGAGAAATTGTTCAAACGGGTCATGTAG
- the hfq gene encoding RNA chaperone Hfq: MNKSINIQDTFLNQLRKENIPATVYLTNGFQIRGTIKAFDNFTIVIDSDGRQQMVYKHAISTFTPQRSVSLMQQDNSGEA, translated from the coding sequence ATGAACAAGTCCATCAACATCCAAGATACGTTCTTGAACCAACTGCGGAAAGAAAACATTCCAGCTACAGTCTATTTGACTAATGGCTTTCAAATCCGCGGAACGATCAAGGCATTTGACAATTTTACGATCGTCATTGACAGCGACGGACGCCAGCAAATGGTCTACAAGCACGCCATCTCCACGTTCACGCCGCAACGCAGCGTATCGCTGATGCAGCAAGATAATAGCGGCGAAGCTTAA
- a CDS encoding putative amidoligase domain-containing protein, producing the protein MNVIDEAEEAVRRYERMLPRERADRLKRSGIEVLASQGRRDRELGLRVRYEVEICCLQAIRIKRRDTSGMGGAQESVLDREAASSLFKRIERLATKTLYTVGLDHGAVKLEASGKSGCAVISIDPRPWKGMTDLSAMYRAGWKQLQSELNEERHRNAPPILGMDPEFLLVQMPESKIVPASRFLERTGVAGCDSVTINGRRIYPVAELRPAPSSEPRELLAHLMRAFAAASRSISDHSLIWQAGGMPQRGLPLGGHVHFSGVTLNGDLLRALDNYLALPLAVLQDPRGSGRRPRYGALGDFRLKSYGGFEYRTLPSFLVSPLVAKGVVALAGLIARGYHQLRQRPLAKAVIHTAFYEGNRDVMQAHIPALLDDLTQMDGYERYELYAAPLISQLRQGRTWDESRDIRKLWNIRAGS; encoded by the coding sequence ATGAATGTGATCGATGAGGCCGAGGAGGCGGTGCGCCGATATGAACGCATGCTCCCTCGTGAACGGGCAGATCGCCTAAAACGATCCGGGATTGAAGTGCTGGCATCGCAGGGCAGGCGTGACCGGGAGTTGGGTCTGCGTGTACGTTACGAAGTAGAAATATGCTGTCTGCAAGCGATTCGCATCAAACGTAGGGACACCAGTGGCATGGGTGGAGCACAAGAAAGTGTTTTGGATCGTGAAGCGGCATCATCGTTATTCAAACGCATTGAACGGCTTGCCACCAAAACATTGTATACGGTTGGATTGGATCACGGCGCTGTAAAACTGGAAGCGTCAGGTAAGAGTGGATGTGCTGTCATCTCGATTGACCCAAGGCCATGGAAGGGCATGACGGATCTCTCTGCCATGTACCGTGCAGGCTGGAAACAGCTTCAGTCCGAACTGAATGAAGAGCGGCATCGTAATGCACCCCCCATACTTGGAATGGACCCTGAATTCCTGCTTGTGCAAATGCCGGAATCCAAAATCGTGCCCGCCTCCAGATTTCTCGAACGAACAGGTGTAGCTGGCTGTGATTCCGTGACGATTAATGGACGAAGAATATATCCTGTAGCCGAACTGCGACCTGCCCCCAGCTCTGAGCCGCGCGAGTTATTGGCTCATCTGATGAGAGCCTTTGCGGCCGCATCCCGCAGCATTAGTGATCACTCGCTGATCTGGCAGGCAGGGGGAATGCCCCAGCGTGGCTTGCCACTGGGCGGACATGTTCATTTCAGTGGTGTTACACTAAACGGGGACTTGCTGCGCGCACTTGACAATTATCTGGCGCTGCCGCTTGCCGTTCTTCAGGATCCGCGAGGATCAGGCCGGCGTCCACGTTATGGGGCACTAGGTGATTTTCGACTGAAATCTTACGGTGGATTCGAATACCGTACGTTACCCAGTTTTCTGGTATCTCCTCTCGTTGCAAAAGGAGTTGTTGCTTTGGCTGGTCTTATCGCGAGAGGGTACCATCAATTGCGTCAACGTCCATTGGCGAAGGCTGTTATTCATACTGCTTTTTATGAAGGCAACCGTGATGTGATGCAAGCGCATATTCCGGCACTGCTGGATGACCTGACACAAATGGATGGTTATGAACGTTATGAACTTTACGCTGCTCCATTAATTAGCCAGTTAAGACAGGGTAGGACATGGGACGAGAGTCGGGATATACGTAAACTCTGGAATATTCGAGCAGGTTCATGA